DNA from Alnus glutinosa chromosome 2, dhAlnGlut1.1, whole genome shotgun sequence:
ataaataaaacatattttcacttttttactGATAAacttttcataattattttgtgGATAGTTTGATCATGCAACCAATTTTAATACTTGTACATTATTTAAATCATACATCGTAGGCTCTTCCTATGTTTTTCATTTAGAATGAAAAGGGTCATATCCTAAAATTAGGATCTCTTCTTAGTTCTTTGATCCTATGGTAGAGGAAGGGGGTTGATCAACATATTGTTCAAGTGATTTTAATACTGATCAacttttcataattattttgagatttgatGCGTGCAATTTCTACAACCCCACAAACGGAAGCAACCGTAATACAATCAATAATATTGTCATGTTAAAGAAAATCACATAatacaatttattttcttaagctATTTCAAATACTGAGACATGATATAACATATTGTTAAATCACTgattatcccaaaagcttaagctgaaaGGAAAATGcgaatttagtcatttaattaatattctaacacataTAACCAAACAACATGCTCTAATGGCATAAACTAGGCATTCAACAAATTTACTGAATGTGCAAGTCACAGGTACAAGATGCTGACCTATGAATATGTTCTGGATTCCAAGTAAGAGAACAAAATTATGGGTGGTCACTAAATAGCATAGAATGCCTAAACAAAAACTTCATTAAGATCATTCTCTCCTTCCCTCCTATATGTCCTTTCCAACAACTAACATGATGCTAGCTTACCAGGGGTATCAAACCCCTTGACTGACAACTAAACAACAACACACTGAGAGTTGctcatattttcattttatttcagtGAAATACACACACACTCAAACACAAAGACACACGTGTACATACATTATTTTTATGCATTTGTGTGCGTCAGCCTTTAAACTCTAACTTTCAGAAAGGTCCAGTCAAAAGCTGAGTAGGTGTGTACATGCCCTCTACCTGTTAAATCACACATCTCAGGATTTGTTTCATCTGTAAATGACATATATGAAATTCAAGGCTCAACCATATAGTATACAATTCCTCAACTGAAGTTccttgttttgaaaaatatcagTGAAATTAGTGcagtaaggaaaaaaaaaataataaaaatgtgaaGATAATAGTTTTGCAATCAAATAAGAAGCAATAACCAAAACCCATATTGACATTATAACTGTTATGGtcgataaataaatatttaagacAAATATTTGGAGTTAATTAGATTGAGGccacacattttctttttcttaaaaagaacATTAACATATAAAAGAaccataaactaccaattggAAATTCATTACAAGCGTCTCACATGCACATGGCCTTGAACCGGATAAGTGTCAAATGGTGTCTTTGAAATCAAAAGAGACATTTTGAAGCTACACAAACCAAATTGAAAAGCAAACGAAAACTCCAAAGCATGTAGCATGTACCACAATGGAACACAAAAATTTACCTCGAGAAGTAAAAGCCCAACAACACCAAGTACAAGCCCTGCAGCTCCAACAAACCCAATGGACTCGCCAAATAACAAGGCTGCAAGTATAGCCACTGTTAAAGGTTGAGAGTCAATTATCACCTGCATTTTGGAAAATGTAGTGAGTCAGATGCAACTAAAACTAGTAGATGGCTAGGAAAATgttttcccttatttttcttCACTTATAGCACTTTGGCAGTGCTTTCTTGCAAAAACTTTATTTTCGATGACCTATTTACTTGCCAAGACTCGCGTAGAAGGCAAGACAATTTTGGATAATATAGAGCaaagtagcattaaaaaaaaaaaaaaaaaaaaatccaaaattggCTTATTAACACAAGATTTAAAGAACTCAAACTTGGATATAATAAAATTgacatccttttctttttctttcttttcccgtCTGTGTGTGTGTATCAAAGTAATAGAAGTGACAAACTTAAGATGAATGGAATTATAGTAAAACGTACACTGCCCAAACCTGCCGATGTCCTCTGTAACCCTTCGGCGAGAAAACCCTGTTCCACCATCACAACATTTATTCATTGAATCATTAATAACAAGCAAATGACTCAGTTTATTATTTCTAAAACCAAATGCTATGCAGATAAACAAGGTGACCTGGAAACAAGTGGCATCGACGAGAGCGAAGAGAGAGATGGAAAGCCAAGCGGTGAGTCCAGAGGGAAAAGGGCGGTTACGCGAAGCGGCGAACGCAACCAAGAGAAAGCCGGCGGGAATGAGGCGGAAAGCGGAGACGAAGAACGGGCCACACTTTGGAATCACTTCTTTCATGGCCACCATAGCCGTGCCCCAGAAGAAAAAGGGCGAAACCAACACCGCCCATTCCCACACTAGTCTCACTAGTGCTGCTGAATCATCATCCGATAGAGCGACGCTTTCTTCCGAATCGGATGAGGGTGAGGAGACAACGCACTCCACGTCCTGCCCTGTCCCGACGCAATCAAAATCAACGGCTCCTTCTTGTTCTCCCGATTCGGTGTTGGTGCCGCTGGTGCATTTGACGATATTCCACGCTGCCGCTTCGAACCCAGTTAACTCTTTCCTCTTCCTGACGTTGCTGTTGCTGTTCAAGTGTTGGAATTGAAGCCCAGCAGAAATCTtacaagaagatgatgatgttgaagttgttgaaaatgaaaagttagTAAGAGAGAGAGGTACACGAAAACGGCATGAGAAGCAGGGGGAGATGGGAGAGGCAGCGGCAGAGGCAGACAAGGACCATCGCCACGACCTCATTTTCCTACTAAATGCGCAGAGAATTGAGCGGTGAGGGGATATATAGTTCCCGGAGCAGTGAGGGGATACCGATTACTGATAACCGACAACGAGTGACCACGGAGCTTGCCACGCAACTGCAATCCTAACTTCTCCAACAGAAACAATtcgaattattttttattttttatgagtaattcGGATTATTATTACTTAAAGAGATCCGCTACaattttgagtgattttcttatttatttatttattttttagatagtTTTCTTAAATtctaaatttaagaatttaGGCTCACAGTGAACTAGTATCCtctcaaaattatttgttaaaatttaaaaaaatttgagcagTTAATTATGAGATAccacttataaaaaattataaattcttaAATCACAAAATTTATGCCATTTTTAAGCATCGAAACGCTTagaaaatgttacatattaaaaatgaagCATGTTACAATTAAGAATTTAGTATACTTTCATCAAGTTATTGCTTTATATATTGTAAAAACGCTATGAACCAAAACCTGTTCTTTTGATTTTCTAAATTAGTCTCGTCTCTCCAAAAGTGAAGTATAAAAGTCTTTTGGTTGGAGGAAAATTCTTTCAGGTTGTCTCGATAACATGCCAGCTTTTTAATATGTGACATTTTCTAAGCATTTCAATATCTAAAAAGAGTATAAATTTCGTAATTTAAGAAtctaaaattttgttaaaattgttGGAGATCCTAATCCATAAAGGAGGTACCACTTGTGACCGAAAGTGAACCcgaaatgagaaaaatgaagtCCGTAAAATCTCGAGGGCAAAAAAGTATTTATCCCTTATTTCAATGAGGTGGATTTACTCTGTGTATTGCGCATCCCGGCCATTTGAGTTGAAGTGGGCCGGGCACTTTTGACAATAATCCATATTAGAAATCTTGCTACCGAGGATCGAGTTTACCCGAACTTTAAATTTGGGTTGGGCTCGGCTGTATTAATCTGTACAAAGTCCAACTTGCCTAATGTGGGCCTTTGGCGAATGATAGAtgctatttttttcttatccggTCCATCTTTCAtctattattcatatttttttttaaaaaaatataccaTTAAATCTATACTATCAACATGTGTGAGTCCTATAAATCTAAtgatagaattaaaaaaaaaaatagttgggCAAGAGCTGGGGGAACATGTCTCTTGGGGAATTAAGCACAAACAAAAGTTGGCGGCATAAGTCTTCCTATGAAAAATTAGATTTGGATATTTTGGCTTAATTCAATggatatatattcaatttaggTTTTGTTTTATGATTTAAGAAATAGTGgtttcaaaatcattttttaaaatgaaattaagTATGTTTAGTAAAATCTcgatttaccttttaaaattgtgcatttttaaaaatatatcactttgcttacgatttgaaaatataaatttgtttacattttcaaattacaattttttttaaaaatgcactccTAAAGGCTAAACGAGACATTTTccacaattttgtttaaaaatgtaTGTTTAGTTTGCAAAATAGCATGGCGAAATGgactcattattttttttttttgggaaacttCACTAAGCACCCCCTGAAATTCCACTAGTTTTGAAATCACCccttaaagttaaaaaaaaaactatcaatttcaatcattcGCAAGAGTTTGTGTGGAGGTCGATCTAATGGATGCATAAGGAAAGTGCACTTTTTTTATACTGGTATCGCCACATCCTTGTGGCGTTCAAGAAGTGACAAATAAACAATATGAGAAGGGAGTGTAGGATTGGTATGGGTCGCGCGCGAGCTACCTAGCTCCCAACTCATCTTGAGAATTAATTGGGCCCCTATGTTGATAATCTACTAGTTGATTCAAGATCTAGGTAATTCACCCCATTTAACTAGTGCCGCAATCAGTCAGGAATCCAAAATGACAGCACAACACAAGCCACCATATCTCTGGAGGTTCTGCTTTGCCACATATCTATACTCTGGTTTCGTCCTTAACCTCCCCTTTAATTTCTAATTTGTTGTAAAGTACCCTTCCTCTAATTTGTTGTAAAGTACCCCTGCGTTAGAGTTTAGAGTTAAATCAGATGGTAAAATTGGTAAAATAACTTTtatacccttaatttttttataaaattccaattttacccttaattac
Protein-coding regions in this window:
- the LOC133859126 gene encoding WAT1-related protein At3g02690, chloroplastic isoform X1 — its product is MRSWRWSLSASAAASPISPCFSCRFRVPLSLTNFSFSTTSTSSSSCKISAGLQFQHLNSNSNVRKRKELTGFEAAAWNIVKCTSGTNTESGEQEGAVDFDCVGTGQDVECVVSSPSSDSEESVALSDDDSAALVRLVWEWAVLVSPFFFWGTAMVAMKEVIPKCGPFFVSAFRLIPAGFLLVAFAASRNRPFPSGLTAWLSISLFALVDATCFQGFLAEGLQRTSAGLGSVIIDSQPLTVAILAALLFGESIGFVGAAGLVLGVVGLLLLEVPALAFDKSNFSLWGSGEWWMLLAAQSMAIGTVMFRWVSKYSDPVMATGWHMVIGGLPLVIFCILNDDPAVNGSLKEFTANDVLALLYTSIFGSAVSYGVYFYSATKGSLTKLSSLTFLTPMFASIFGFIYLGETFSPVQLVGAVVTLAAIYMVNYGNVVE
- the LOC133859126 gene encoding WAT1-related protein At3g02690, chloroplastic isoform X2; its protein translation is MRSWRWSLSASAAASPISPCFSCRFRVPLSLTNFSFSTTSTSSSSCKISAGLQFQHLNSNSNVRKRKELTGFEAAAWNIVKCTSGTNTESGEQEGAVDFDCVGTGQDVECVVSSPSSDSEESVALSDDDSAALVRLVWEWAVLVSPFFFWGTAMVAMKEVIPKCGPFFVSAFRLIPAGFLLVAFAASRNRPFPSGLTAWLSISLFALVDATCFQGFLAEGLQRTSAGLGSVIIDSQPLTVAILAALLFGESIGFVGAAGLVLGVVGLLLLEVPALAFDKSNFSLWGSGEWWMLLAAQSMAIGTVMFRWVSKYSDPVMATGWHMVIGGLPLVIFCILNDDPAVNGSLKEFTANDVLALLYTSIFGSAVSYGVYFYSATKGLYISVRPSHPCN